A genomic region of Metopolophium dirhodum isolate CAU chromosome 1, ASM1992520v1, whole genome shotgun sequence contains the following coding sequences:
- the LOC132933150 gene encoding uncharacterized protein LOC132933150 yields the protein MTEKNEIVVWRRMYLENIQKYREEGRHIYFLDETWVNAGDCTSKTWVDTTVRSHRDAFLKGLSTGAVNPSGKGKRLIVLHIGSEDGFLPGGLLCFESKKNTSDYHDEMNGNTFREWMEGILPLLQPNSVIVMDNASYHSVKLDRAPSSNAKKADIIKWLEDKGEVIKHSMVIPELLHIVKRLKPIHNKYVIDELVKAKNHTVLRLPPYHCELNPIELA from the coding sequence ATGacggaaaaaaatgaaattgttgTGTGGCGTAGAATGTATTTAGAgaacattcaaaaatatcggGAAGAAGGTCGACATATTTATTTCCTCGACGAAACGTGGGTGAATGCTGGAGATTGTACATCGAAAACGTGGGTTGACACAACAGTACGATCTCACCGGGACGCATTCCTAAAAGGACTATCCACAGGTGCTGTCAACCCCTCGGGCAAGGGAAAACGGCTCATTGTACTCCATATAGGTTCAGAAGATGGCTTTCTACCTGGTGGTTTATTGTGTTTTGAgtcaaaaaaaaacacaagtgATTACCATGACGAAATGAATGGGAACACATTTCGTGAGTGGATGGAGGGCATTCTACCTCTACTACAACCGAACTCCGTAATTGTTATGGACAATGCGTCCTACCATTCCGTTAAACTTGACCGAGCCCCATCATCCAATGCCAAAAAGGCGGATATTATCAAGTGGTTGGAAGATAAAGGAGAAGTAATAAAGCATTCGATGGTCATCCCTGAACTCCTACATATTGTCAAACGTTTGAAGCCAATACACAATAAGTATGTTATTGACGAACTTGTAAAAGCAAAAAATCATACAGTTTTACGACTCCCGCCATACCACTGTGAGTTGAACCCCATCGAACTGGCTTGA